In a single window of the Nitrospinota bacterium genome:
- a CDS encoding glycerate kinase → MKKNNINKMRRDANDIFKHGLRAVDPIEAIKTHVKLDGNTLKIDDKEIDLSQFKEIYLVGGGKAGASMALALEELLGDRIKAGVINVKYGHVENLKRTKINEAAHPVPDESGVKGTLEILELAKNRDADDLIICVISGGGSALMPYPSEGITLEEKQLVTKLLLDCGANIIEINTIRKHISQIKGGQLSRIVYPASLITLILSDVIGDDLQSIASGMTVPDQTTFENCVNILNRYDLLEKIPLSVKEHLNKGLKNLISETPKKGDPVFKKTRNFVIGSNILAVKAAEKRAKQLAYNTLILSTYIEGETKYVALMHAAIAKEILSSGNPIETPACVISGGETTVTIKGNGKGGRNMEFSLAGSIEIDDLKNVVILSGGTDGSDGPTDAAGAIGDNYTIKRAMELNLDPHVYLKNNDSYNFFKELEDLLITGPTNTNVMDLRIMLVQ, encoded by the coding sequence ATGAAAAAAAATAATATTAACAAAATGAGAAGAGATGCAAACGACATATTTAAACATGGACTGAGGGCAGTTGATCCCATTGAAGCCATTAAGACCCATGTAAAATTAGATGGAAATACTTTGAAAATAGATGATAAAGAAATTGATCTTTCTCAATTCAAGGAAATTTATTTGGTTGGAGGGGGTAAGGCTGGAGCCTCTATGGCTCTTGCCTTAGAAGAACTCCTTGGAGATAGGATTAAAGCAGGCGTTATAAATGTAAAATATGGTCATGTAGAAAATTTAAAGAGGACAAAGATAAATGAGGCTGCCCACCCTGTTCCAGATGAGTCAGGGGTTAAAGGAACCCTTGAGATTTTAGAATTAGCAAAGAATAGAGATGCTGACGATCTTATTATATGTGTAATTTCGGGAGGAGGATCGGCCTTAATGCCTTATCCATCTGAAGGTATTACCCTCGAGGAAAAACAGCTCGTTACAAAGCTCCTTTTAGACTGTGGAGCAAATATAATTGAGATAAACACTATAAGAAAACATATTTCTCAGATTAAAGGTGGTCAACTTTCCAGAATTGTCTATCCGGCCAGTCTAATAACCCTGATATTATCTGATGTTATTGGTGATGATCTCCAATCAATTGCATCAGGCATGACAGTTCCTGACCAAACCACTTTTGAAAATTGTGTAAATATCCTAAACCGTTATGATTTACTAGAAAAAATACCTCTCTCCGTAAAAGAACATTTAAACAAAGGTCTAAAAAATTTGATTAGTGAAACCCCCAAGAAGGGAGACCCGGTATTTAAAAAGACCCGTAACTTTGTCATTGGAAGTAATATACTCGCAGTAAAGGCTGCGGAAAAAAGAGCAAAGCAACTCGCATACAATACTCTCATCTTATCTACCTATATTGAAGGAGAAACAAAATATGTTGCCTTGATGCATGCAGCCATTGCAAAAGAAATCCTAAGCTCTGGAAATCCTATAGAAACTCCTGCGTGTGTTATCTCCGGTGGTGAGACTACTGTAACGATAAAGGGTAACGGTAAAGGAGGAAGAAACATGGAATTTTCATTAGCTGGGTCCATTGAAATTGATGACCTTAAAAATGTTGTTATTCTCAGCGGAGGAACTGATGGTTCTGACGGACCTACTGATGCTGCAGGAGCTATTGGAGACAACTATACCATAAAAAGGGCAATGGAATTAAATCTTGATCCTCATGTATATCTTAAAAATAACGACTCCTACAATTTTTTTAAAGAATTGGAAGACTTATTAATAACCGGTCCTACCAATACTAATGTTATGGACCTGAGAATCATGCTTGTTCAATAG
- a CDS encoding DedA family protein, translating into MDFLDDYIFNFLIVHSEFFIYSVIFLLLFLGGLGLPLPEDLIILAGGYLAYEGYAHLYMVIPIAIFGAVVGDFTVYFIGRSFGEGFIRFRYPKRFLSKKNLVKIRNYFSRHGNKTIFFARFVAGFRMAVYLVAGTLKISIPRFIFVDSLGAFISVPIVVFLGYFFAEQITLLLLIINRLKFSILFILIIFCVLYYIYKKKRPQRQTSIKTF; encoded by the coding sequence TTGGATTTTTTAGATGACTATATATTCAATTTTTTAATTGTTCACTCAGAATTTTTTATCTATTCAGTTATTTTTCTATTATTGTTTCTGGGAGGATTGGGTTTACCTCTGCCCGAGGATCTGATCATTCTTGCTGGAGGATATTTAGCGTATGAAGGTTATGCTCACCTCTATATGGTTATCCCCATTGCTATATTTGGGGCTGTGGTAGGTGATTTTACAGTCTATTTTATTGGCAGAAGTTTTGGGGAAGGGTTTATAAGGTTCAGATATCCAAAGAGATTTTTATCAAAAAAGAATTTGGTAAAAATCAGAAATTACTTCTCAAGGCATGGGAATAAGACAATATTCTTTGCAAGATTTGTTGCTGGATTTCGAATGGCCGTATATCTGGTTGCAGGAACTTTAAAGATAAGTATCCCTAGATTTATTTTTGTAGATTCACTGGGAGCCTTTATCAGCGTTCCCATTGTTGTTTTTCTCGGCTATTTTTTTGCTGAGCAAATTACACTTCTTCTTCTCATTATCAACAGATTAAAGTTTTCCATTTTATTTATTCTTATTATCTTTTGTGTACTTTACTATATATATAAGAAAAAAAGACCTCAAAGACAAACTAGCATCAAAACATTTTAG
- a CDS encoding DUF3108 domain-containing protein, with protein MQKKIVFIFIIIFTVFYINPLYSYYYKESKGSSIDNIPFTEKEELTYSITWMGISAGTAKMCIKGKINKWNKELYHIASQADSSEFVSLIYKVKDRVHSYIDTSGIYPWYYSIMQREGRYRANRIIIFDQENNKAFFTKNDNPPLEFSVPSMVQDPLSTLYFLRTKDLTVGKSVYIDTFSGKKTHRVEVQIVKREKLKTIFGKIDTILTKAILENIDFKGIFRHKGNIFIWLTNDKKKLPVMMKTRIFIGSVNARLIDYKE; from the coding sequence ATGCAGAAAAAGATAGTATTCATTTTTATTATTATCTTTACTGTTTTCTATATCAATCCTCTCTATTCCTATTATTATAAAGAGTCAAAAGGATCATCAATTGACAATATTCCATTTACTGAAAAAGAGGAATTAACATATAGTATAACCTGGATGGGAATATCTGCAGGAACAGCCAAGATGTGTATCAAAGGAAAAATCAATAAATGGAATAAGGAACTCTATCATATTGCATCTCAAGCAGATTCCTCAGAATTCGTATCCCTTATATATAAAGTTAAAGATAGGGTTCATTCCTATATTGATACCTCTGGCATCTATCCATGGTATTACTCAATCATGCAGAGGGAAGGTCGCTATAGAGCGAACAGGATTATTATCTTTGATCAAGAAAATAATAAGGCTTTTTTTACAAAAAATGATAATCCTCCACTAGAATTTTCTGTTCCGTCAATGGTACAGGATCCCCTCTCAACCCTTTATTTTCTTAGAACCAAGGACTTAACTGTTGGAAAATCTGTTTATATAGATACTTTTTCAGGCAAAAAGACACATAGAGTAGAGGTTCAAATAGTAAAAAGGGAAAAACTAAAAACAATATTTGGCAAAATAGATACTATCTTAACAAAAGCAATTTTAGAAAATATAGATTTTAAAGGGATTTTTAGACATAAAGGAAATATCTTTATATGGCTTACAAATGATAAGAAAAAGCTTCCTGTAATGATGAAAACAAGAATTTTTATTGGTTCTGTTAATGCAAGGTTGATTGACTATAAAGAATAG
- a CDS encoding arginine decarboxylase, pyruvoyl-dependent, with amino-acid sequence MMSNHIMVPKEMFLTKGVGRHRRKLESFELALKDAGIEKQNLVRVSSIFPPNCKVISQKKGIEKLSPGQVCYCVLSENSTNEPNRLIASSIGLAIPYDKTSHYGYLSEHHSFGETETIAGDYAEDIAASMLAATLGIEFDEDKNWDDRKELWRMDGRIVQTRNISQSALGDKKGLWTTVLAAAVFIL; translated from the coding sequence ATGATGTCAAATCACATAATGGTACCAAAAGAGATGTTTTTGACAAAAGGAGTGGGACGCCACAGACGAAAATTGGAATCCTTTGAGTTAGCACTCAAAGATGCTGGTATAGAAAAACAAAACCTGGTTAGAGTGTCGAGTATTTTTCCTCCTAATTGTAAGGTTATTTCTCAGAAAAAGGGTATAGAAAAGTTATCCCCAGGTCAGGTCTGTTATTGTGTATTGAGCGAAAACAGTACAAATGAACCCAACAGGCTGATAGCTTCTAGCATTGGGCTGGCTATCCCTTATGATAAAACATCTCACTATGGATATCTCAGTGAGCACCATTCCTTTGGTGAAACAGAAACTATAGCTGGAGATTATGCAGAGGATATAGCTGCGAGCATGTTGGCTGCTACATTAGGAATAGAGTTTGACGAAGACAAAAACTGGGATGACAGAAAAGAACTTTGGCGGATGGATGGAAGAATAGTCCAAACAAGAAACATATCCCAATCGGCCTTGGGAGATAAAAAGGGACTTTGGACCACTGTTTTAGCAGCAGCAGTATTTATCCTTTAA
- a CDS encoding MarC family protein, whose product MDLVNVLILTFIPIFVAVDIVGIIPIFLSFVDELDIKTRNKIIWQSIITATVVSLAFAFLGKGIFIILGVTVADFKIAGGLILLVLAVIDIIFPEKKRREPGSTVGVVPIGMPLIVGPAVITTIIILVDIYGVIITTISLILNLLIACIALYSSNMIINLIGEGGLKATSKVVSLLLAAIGVMMIRLGIIEIINKV is encoded by the coding sequence ATGGATTTAGTAAATGTTTTGATTTTGACTTTTATTCCAATATTTGTAGCTGTCGATATTGTTGGGATTATCCCCATCTTTTTATCGTTCGTTGATGAATTAGATATAAAGACACGAAATAAGATAATATGGCAGTCAATTATTACTGCCACTGTTGTAAGTCTTGCTTTTGCCTTCCTTGGGAAAGGGATATTCATTATTCTTGGGGTTACTGTTGCAGATTTTAAGATTGCTGGCGGCTTAATTTTACTTGTATTAGCTGTCATAGATATAATCTTTCCAGAAAAGAAGAGGCGAGAACCAGGCTCAACTGTAGGGGTTGTTCCTATTGGTATGCCTCTTATTGTGGGTCCAGCTGTCATAACCACTATTATAATCCTGGTAGATATTTATGGTGTAATCATTACTACCATATCACTTATCTTAAACCTGCTTATAGCTTGTATCGCTCTTTATAGCTCAAATATGATCATCAATCTCATTGGAGAAGGGGGATTAAAAGCTACATCGAAAGTTGTGAGTCTTCTCCTTGCTGCTATTGGGGTAATGATGATTAGGCTGGGAATTATTGAAATCATAAACAAGGTGTAA
- a CDS encoding sigma-54 dependent transcriptional regulator, which translates to MKKKILVVDDELSTRESLRMILKDKYSVLTVESGEEAIKSVGKDYPHLIFLDILMPGMDGIEVLKELKEIDKDLIIIVITATKAIETAVTAMKLGAYDYIIKPFNVDEINLIVEKALRNLDLEKEVQYLRAEVDKTYSFDNIIGKNKAMREVFETIKRIAPRKNNILIYGDSGTGKELVAKAIHFHSLRRDKPFVAMNCAAIPETLIENELFGHEKGAFTDANSKKIGRFQMADSGTLFLDEIGDLAFSVQAKILRVIQEKEFIPVGGTKSVKVDVRIVAATNKDLEKEVEKGNFRGDLYYRINVVPIFLPPLRERKEDIILLVHHFFKKNAEDHNERVKKTSPEVLDIFLNYPWIGNVRELENVIERAVALSKSDTISVEDLPSSLRNMTKINLLKASVLKGEMSFDNAEEEFERDIILSALKDVNYIQSHAAKMLGISKRILKYKMDKLGIKEKG; encoded by the coding sequence ATGAAAAAAAAGATATTAGTGGTTGATGATGAATTAAGTACCAGGGAGTCTTTAAGAATGATTTTGAAGGATAAATATAGTGTCCTTACTGTTGAAAGTGGTGAGGAGGCTATAAAGAGTGTAGGGAAGGATTATCCTCATCTTATTTTTCTAGATATTTTAATGCCAGGCATGGATGGTATTGAGGTCTTAAAGGAATTAAAAGAGATTGATAAGGATTTGATTATCATAGTGATTACAGCTACGAAAGCTATCGAGACAGCAGTAACAGCAATGAAGTTGGGGGCATATGATTATATTATAAAACCCTTTAATGTTGATGAAATCAACTTAATTGTAGAGAAGGCCCTAAGAAACCTAGACCTTGAAAAGGAGGTTCAGTATCTTAGAGCGGAGGTAGATAAGACTTATAGTTTTGATAATATCATTGGTAAAAACAAGGCAATGAGAGAAGTCTTTGAGACTATCAAAAGGATAGCCCCACGAAAGAATAATATCTTGATATATGGTGATAGCGGTACGGGTAAAGAATTAGTGGCAAAGGCTATTCATTTTCACAGCCTCAGGAGAGATAAGCCATTTGTTGCAATGAACTGTGCAGCTATACCTGAGACTTTGATAGAAAATGAGCTTTTTGGCCATGAGAAGGGAGCTTTTACTGATGCGAATAGTAAAAAAATAGGAAGATTTCAGATGGCAGATTCAGGCACCCTCTTTTTAGATGAGATAGGAGATTTAGCTTTTTCTGTTCAAGCCAAGATACTGCGAGTTATTCAGGAAAAGGAGTTTATTCCAGTAGGCGGGACAAAGAGTGTAAAGGTTGATGTAAGGATAGTTGCAGCAACAAATAAGGATTTAGAAAAAGAGGTCGAGAAGGGGAATTTTCGAGGTGATCTCTACTATCGTATAAATGTTGTCCCTATATTTCTTCCCCCTTTAAGAGAAAGGAAAGAGGATATTATTCTCTTAGTGCATCATTTTTTCAAGAAGAATGCTGAAGATCACAATGAAAGGGTGAAGAAAACATCTCCAGAGGTATTGGATATCTTTTTAAATTACCCTTGGATTGGTAATGTGAGGGAATTGGAAAATGTAATAGAAAGGGCTGTGGCACTTTCAAAAAGTGATACGATTTCTGTTGAAGACCTTCCCTCAAGCCTGAGGAATATGACGAAAATAAATCTTTTGAAAGCCTCGGTTTTAAAGGGAGAGATGTCATTTGATAATGCTGAAGAGGAGTTTGAAAGAGATATCATATTGAGCGCTTTAAAAGATGTAAATTATATTCAGAGCCATGCAGCCAAGATGTTAGGAATAAGCAAAAGAATATTGAAGTATAAGATGGATAAGCTTGGGATAAAAGAAAAAGGATAA
- a CDS encoding glycosyl transferase, with protein sequence MGDFHQTGVITTLHRLGKLDLENLERRLEKYSKERPIALVLPSLYSELQGEALPKIIDEIKNVRYLKQIVVALGMANKKEFNHAKKFFSVLPQEVRIIWNDGKRFQSLYKLLENNGLDIGEQGKGRSAWMAYGYVLASGKSQVIALHDCDILTYSRELLARLCYPTTSTTLDYEFCKGYYSRVTNKLHGRVTRLLVTPLIRAMESVIGNNLHNVPFLSYLDSFRYPLAGEFSMDADLARINRIPGDWGLEVGVLAEVYRNCAINRVCQVELCGNYDHKHQVLSPDDPEKGLLKMSIDICKSIFRTLATEGVVFSDGFFRTLQTKYLRTAQDNIKRYEDDAAINGLGFDRHEEGLAVEAFTRGVKMASEVFLENPFEIRLIPNWNRVDAAIPDFLPMLNDAVEKDNE encoded by the coding sequence ATGGGTGATTTTCATCAAACAGGCGTAATAACAACCTTACATAGACTGGGAAAACTGGACTTAGAAAATCTGGAAAGAAGATTAGAAAAATATTCCAAAGAAAGACCAATTGCGTTGGTTCTCCCCAGCTTATACTCAGAGCTCCAAGGAGAGGCACTGCCGAAGATTATTGACGAAATAAAAAATGTGCGGTATCTCAAACAGATAGTTGTAGCCCTTGGTATGGCTAATAAAAAAGAGTTCAACCACGCCAAAAAATTCTTTTCTGTTCTTCCCCAAGAGGTGAGAATAATCTGGAATGATGGAAAGAGGTTTCAATCACTCTATAAGCTTTTAGAAAATAACGGACTGGACATCGGTGAACAAGGAAAAGGAAGATCAGCATGGATGGCCTATGGATATGTCCTGGCAAGCGGTAAGAGTCAGGTTATTGCCCTTCATGACTGTGATATTCTTACATACAGCAGAGAGCTTTTAGCAAGGCTATGTTATCCAACAACTAGCACTACCTTGGACTACGAGTTTTGTAAAGGATACTACAGCAGGGTTACGAATAAGCTCCATGGAAGGGTTACGCGTCTTTTAGTAACCCCCCTTATTAGGGCTATGGAATCTGTCATAGGTAATAATTTACATAATGTCCCTTTCCTCAGCTATCTTGATAGTTTTCGCTATCCATTAGCAGGAGAATTCTCCATGGATGCTGATTTAGCAAGAATAAATCGTATACCAGGAGATTGGGGCCTTGAGGTCGGCGTTTTAGCAGAGGTGTATAGGAACTGTGCAATTAATCGAGTATGTCAGGTAGAACTCTGTGGAAATTATGACCATAAGCACCAAGTTCTATCTCCTGACGATCCTGAAAAAGGCCTTTTAAAAATGTCCATCGATATCTGTAAAAGTATATTCAGAACCTTGGCAACTGAAGGTGTAGTTTTTTCGGATGGTTTTTTTAGAACCTTACAAACAAAATATCTAAGGACAGCACAAGACAACATCAAACGCTATGAGGATGATGCTGCAATAAATGGACTTGGTTTTGATAGACATGAAGAAGGACTGGCTGTTGAAGCCTTTACTAGAGGAGTAAAGATGGCGAGCGAGGTCTTTTTAGAAAATCCCTTTGAAATAAGACTGATACCAAATTGGAACAGAGTCGACGCAGCGATTCCTGACTTCTTGCCTATGCTCAATGATGCAGTAGAAAAAGACAATGAGTAG
- the mpgP gene encoding mannosyl-3-phosphoglycerate phosphatase produces the protein MKRNPIIFTDIDGTLVDHSTYSFEPALPALNLIKKYHIPLIFCSSKTRAEIEEYRKKMEIFHPFISENGGGIFIPKDYFTHTFKYTKENDAYKIIELGIPYKKLCLVLDDIKTKLNCDIRGFFDMKPEEISSVCGLSFNEALLSKKREFDEAFVIKGDNRLQNKVLKEIKRRGYQYTKGGRFFHITGENDKGKAVEILKALYEKKYSHIITIGLGDSFNDKPLLEGVDIAVLVKKPGGTHDPEIDMKGLIKVEGIGPKGWRDYIVSYLSTMDCKRQ, from the coding sequence TTGAAAAGAAATCCAATCATCTTTACTGATATTGATGGAACACTCGTTGATCATTCAACCTATTCCTTTGAACCTGCTCTTCCTGCTCTTAACCTAATAAAAAAATATCATATTCCTTTAATCTTCTGTAGCAGCAAAACCAGAGCAGAGATAGAAGAATATCGAAAAAAAATGGAGATCTTTCATCCCTTTATATCAGAAAATGGTGGAGGCATCTTTATACCCAAAGATTATTTTACACACACCTTTAAATATACCAAAGAAAATGATGCATATAAGATAATAGAGTTAGGAATCCCTTATAAGAAGCTCTGCCTTGTATTAGATGATATCAAGACAAAGCTCAACTGTGACATTAGAGGATTTTTTGATATGAAACCAGAAGAAATCTCGAGTGTTTGCGGTTTAAGCTTTAATGAAGCTTTATTATCGAAAAAAAGGGAGTTTGATGAAGCTTTTGTTATTAAAGGAGATAATAGACTTCAAAATAAGGTTTTAAAAGAGATTAAAAGAAGGGGGTATCAATACACAAAAGGAGGGAGGTTCTTTCATATCACTGGTGAAAACGATAAAGGAAAAGCGGTTGAGATCCTTAAAGCTCTATATGAGAAAAAGTATTCTCATATAATAACCATTGGCCTTGGAGATAGTTTTAATGACAAACCCCTTTTAGAAGGGGTTGATATAGCTGTTTTAGTTAAAAAACCTGGTGGGACTCATGACCCAGAAATAGATATGAAAGGTTTGATAAAAGTTGAAGGGATTGGTCCAAAGGGATGGAGAGATTATATTGTCAGCTATTTATCAACTATGGATTGTAAAAGGCAATGA
- a CDS encoding response regulator: MEKTKKILFVDKEKNVCKVMEDSLNLFGFNAISRRDSQEALSLLEKEDFSLVITNGGIGMLEEIKSKKPDLPVCVIVEYSSPTIAKKILNAGADSYMVKPFSITEVKQTIEKLLKIA, encoded by the coding sequence ATGGAAAAAACTAAAAAGATATTATTTGTTGACAAAGAAAAGAATGTTTGCAAGGTTATGGAAGATTCCCTTAATCTTTTTGGTTTCAATGCCATAAGTAGAAGAGATAGTCAAGAAGCATTATCCCTTTTAGAAAAAGAAGATTTTTCTCTTGTCATAACCAACGGAGGGATTGGGATGCTTGAGGAGATAAAATCTAAAAAGCCAGATTTGCCGGTCTGTGTTATAGTGGAATACTCTTCTCCCACAATAGCCAAAAAAATTCTCAATGCTGGTGCTGATAGTTATATGGTAAAGCCTTTCTCAATTACCGAAGTTAAGCAAACTATAGAGAAACTCTTAAAAATAGCTTAA
- a CDS encoding ROK family protein, whose product MRPNKQKKYLVGLEFGGTNIKAALFDNTPKIIQQEFQPTHAQLGVESVLKRIKKIIHNLIDKENILSNHLMGIGIASPGPLDTKKGIIFNSPNLPGWKRVPLKNVIKREFNVPVILEKDTNAIALGEYWMGNGKGVDHLICITIGTGVGGGIILNGQIWHGRDDLGGEIGHMIIEKDGLECNCGNKGCLEAFVSATGIVKRTIQALNKGRVSSLSKKRNKLTSELIFNEAKKGDRLSLEIVHETAEYLGIGLANLVNILNPEIIILGGGVSHSGEILFRPTLKELKKGAFLRGVEHLKVLPSKLGNKAGILGSIYPFFHKT is encoded by the coding sequence TTGAGGCCCAATAAACAAAAAAAATATCTTGTTGGATTAGAGTTTGGTGGTACAAACATAAAAGCAGCTCTCTTTGACAATACACCCAAGATTATCCAGCAAGAATTTCAGCCTACCCATGCCCAATTAGGGGTTGAAAGTGTATTAAAAAGAATCAAAAAAATTATTCATAATCTCATCGATAAAGAGAATATTCTCTCCAATCATTTAATGGGAATTGGTATTGCCTCACCAGGACCTCTTGATACAAAGAAAGGGATAATTTTTAATTCTCCAAATTTACCAGGATGGAAACGTGTCCCTTTGAAAAATGTTATCAAAAGAGAATTTAATGTTCCTGTAATATTAGAAAAGGATACAAACGCAATTGCCTTAGGCGAGTATTGGATGGGAAATGGCAAAGGTGTTGATCATCTTATTTGTATCACCATTGGCACAGGAGTTGGTGGAGGAATAATATTAAACGGTCAAATATGGCATGGCAGAGATGATCTGGGAGGCGAAATTGGACATATGATTATTGAAAAAGATGGCTTAGAATGTAATTGTGGTAATAAAGGATGTTTAGAGGCATTTGTTTCTGCTACTGGAATTGTAAAGAGAACTATCCAAGCTTTAAATAAAGGAAGGGTATCCTCCCTATCAAAAAAGAGGAACAAACTGACTTCAGAATTGATATTTAATGAGGCAAAAAAGGGGGATAGGTTATCCCTGGAGATAGTCCACGAAACAGCAGAATATCTCGGTATAGGATTGGCGAACCTAGTAAATATTTTAAATCCGGAAATAATAATTTTAGGCGGAGGAGTTAGTCATTCAGGGGAAATTCTCTTTAGACCAACACTAAAAGAATTAAAGAAGGGGGCTTTTTTAAGGGGTGTTGAACATTTAAAAGTCCTTCCTTCAAAATTAGGTAATAAAGCAGGGATTTTAGGCTCGATTTATCCTTTTTTCCATAAAACTTAA